A region from the Streptomyces sp. 3214.6 genome encodes:
- a CDS encoding glycosyltransferase family 2 protein, which translates to MTEARTAEDTATVLSVVIPMYNEEEVLPALVSRLRPVLAGLGVRYEVVAVDDGSADRTAELLAAFRLGWPELRIIGLRRNSGHQAALTAGLDRALGAYVVSIDADLQDPPEKIADMLALARAENLDIVYGIRADRASDTGFKRWTAGLYYRLVRRLAGEDVPAQAGDFRLLSRAAVDALKALPDQQRVYRLLVPWLGFPSGEVTYERAPRPAGESKYPLGRMIRLAVDSVTGFSAAPLRIATWLGGFAFLVCLALMGYTLSAYALGRTVPGWTSLFIGVMFVGAVQLICVGLLGEYVGRIYTAVQNRPTYFVGRDTAQDAAQESAPLPRSLRQGS; encoded by the coding sequence GTGACCGAAGCGCGAACCGCCGAGGATACGGCGACTGTGTTGTCGGTCGTCATACCCATGTACAACGAGGAAGAGGTCCTTCCGGCGCTGGTCAGCCGGTTGCGACCGGTCCTTGCGGGTCTCGGTGTCCGCTACGAGGTCGTCGCGGTGGACGACGGCAGCGCCGACCGCACGGCCGAGCTGCTCGCCGCCTTCCGGCTGGGCTGGCCGGAACTGCGCATCATCGGCCTGCGCCGCAACTCCGGCCACCAGGCGGCTCTCACCGCCGGTCTCGACCGGGCGCTCGGCGCGTACGTCGTCAGCATCGACGCCGACCTCCAGGACCCGCCCGAGAAGATCGCCGACATGCTCGCACTGGCCCGCGCCGAGAACCTCGACATCGTCTATGGCATCCGCGCGGACCGGGCCAGCGACACCGGCTTCAAGCGGTGGACGGCGGGCCTGTACTACCGTCTCGTGCGCCGGCTCGCGGGGGAGGACGTCCCGGCCCAGGCCGGTGACTTCAGGCTGCTGAGCAGGGCCGCGGTGGACGCCCTGAAGGCCCTGCCCGACCAGCAGCGCGTCTACCGGCTGCTGGTGCCCTGGCTGGGCTTCCCCAGCGGTGAGGTCACCTATGAGCGCGCGCCGCGGCCGGCGGGCGAGAGCAAGTACCCCCTGGGCCGGATGATCCGGCTGGCCGTCGACAGTGTCACCGGGTTCTCCGCGGCCCCCCTGCGTATCGCCACCTGGCTGGGCGGCTTCGCCTTCTTGGTCTGCCTCGCCCTGATGGGCTACACCCTGAGCGCGTACGCCCTGGGTCGCACCGTGCCCGGCTGGACGTCCCTGTTCATCGGCGTGATGTTCGTCGGCGCGGTCCAGCTGATCTGCGTGGGGCTGCTCGGCGAGTACGTGGGGCGCATCTACACGGCCGTACAGAACCGGCCGACGTACTTCGTCGGACGGGACACGGCGCAGGACGCCGCGCAGGAGAGCGCTCCGCTACCACGGAGCCTGCGGCAGGGCTCGTAA
- the fusA gene encoding elongation factor G, translating to MATTSLDLAKVRNIGIMAHIDAGKTTTTERILFYTGVSYKIGEVHDGAATMDWMEQEQERGITITSAATTCHWPLADVDHTINIIDTPGHVDFTVEVERSLRVLDGAVTVFDGVAGVEPQSETVWRQADRYGVPRICFVNKLDRTGAEFHRCVDMISDRLGAQPIVMQLPIGAEADFKGVVDLVTMKAFVWSAEATKGEMYDIVDIPATHTEAAEEYRGKLIEAVAENDEEIMELYLEGEEPSEEQLYAAIRRVTIASGKSKDTTVTPVFCGTAFKNKGVQPLLDAVVRYLPSPLDVEAIEGHAVNDPEEVVKRKPSDDEPLSALAFKIMSDPHLGKLTFVRVYSGRLESGTAVLNSVKGKKERIGKIYRMHANKREEIAAVGAGDIVAVMGLKQTTTGETLCDDKAPVILESMDFPAPVIQVAIEPKSKGDQEKLGIAIQRLAEEDPSFQVHSDEETGQTIIGGMGELHLEVLVDRMRREFKVEANVGKPQVAYRETIRKAVDRVDYTHKKQTGGTGQFAKVQIAIEPIEGGDASYEFVNKVTGGRIPKEYIPSVDAGAQEAMQFGILAGYEMTGVRVTLLDGGYHEVDSSELAFKIAGSQAFKEAARKASPVLLEPMMAVEVTTPEDYMGEVIGDINSRRGQIQAMEERAGARVVKGLVPLSEMFGYVGDLRSKTSGRASYSMQFDSYAEVPRNVAEEIIAKAKGE from the coding sequence ATGGCTACCACTTCACTTGACCTGGCCAAGGTCCGCAACATCGGGATCATGGCCCACATCGACGCGGGCAAGACGACCACCACCGAGCGGATCCTGTTCTACACCGGTGTGTCTTACAAGATCGGTGAGGTCCACGACGGCGCTGCCACCATGGACTGGATGGAGCAGGAGCAGGAGCGTGGCATCACGATCACCTCTGCTGCCACCACCTGTCACTGGCCGCTGGCCGACGTCGACCACACCATCAACATCATCGACACCCCGGGCCACGTCGACTTCACCGTCGAGGTGGAGCGTTCCCTGCGCGTGCTCGACGGTGCCGTGACCGTGTTCGACGGCGTCGCCGGCGTCGAGCCCCAGTCCGAGACGGTGTGGCGTCAGGCGGACCGCTACGGCGTCCCCCGCATCTGCTTCGTCAACAAGCTCGACCGGACCGGTGCCGAGTTCCACCGCTGCGTCGACATGATCTCTGACCGCCTCGGCGCTCAGCCGATCGTCATGCAGCTCCCGATCGGTGCCGAGGCCGACTTCAAGGGCGTCGTCGACCTGGTCACGATGAAGGCGTTCGTGTGGTCCGCCGAGGCCACCAAGGGCGAGATGTACGACATCGTCGACATCCCGGCCACGCACACCGAGGCTGCCGAGGAGTACCGCGGCAAGCTCATCGAGGCCGTCGCCGAGAACGACGAAGAGATCATGGAGCTGTACCTGGAGGGCGAGGAGCCTTCCGAGGAGCAGCTGTACGCCGCGATCCGTCGTGTCACCATCGCGTCCGGCAAGTCCAAGGACACCACCGTCACCCCGGTGTTCTGCGGCACCGCGTTCAAGAACAAGGGCGTTCAGCCCCTGCTCGACGCGGTCGTGCGCTACCTCCCCTCCCCGCTCGACGTCGAGGCCATCGAGGGCCACGCCGTGAACGACCCGGAGGAGGTCGTCAAGCGCAAGCCGTCCGACGACGAGCCGCTGTCGGCGCTGGCGTTCAAGATCATGAGCGACCCGCACCTCGGCAAGCTCACCTTCGTTCGCGTGTACTCCGGCCGCCTGGAGTCCGGCACCGCCGTGCTGAACTCCGTCAAGGGCAAGAAGGAGCGCATCGGCAAGATCTACCGCATGCACGCCAACAAGCGTGAGGAGATCGCCGCGGTCGGCGCCGGCGACATCGTCGCCGTCATGGGTCTGAAGCAGACCACGACCGGTGAGACGCTGTGTGACGACAAGGCCCCCGTGATCCTGGAGTCCATGGACTTCCCGGCTCCGGTCATCCAGGTCGCCATCGAGCCCAAGTCGAAGGGCGACCAGGAGAAGCTGGGCATCGCGATCCAGCGCCTGGCCGAGGAGGACCCGTCGTTCCAGGTCCACTCGGACGAGGAGACCGGCCAGACCATCATCGGCGGCATGGGCGAACTGCACCTCGAGGTGCTGGTCGACCGTATGCGCCGTGAGTTCAAGGTCGAGGCCAACGTCGGCAAGCCGCAGGTCGCCTACCGCGAGACCATCCGCAAGGCGGTCGACCGGGTCGACTACACGCACAAGAAGCAGACTGGTGGTACCGGCCAGTTCGCCAAGGTGCAGATCGCGATCGAGCCGATCGAGGGCGGCGACGCCTCGTACGAGTTCGTGAACAAGGTGACCGGTGGTCGTATCCCGAAGGAGTACATCCCTTCGGTCGACGCCGGTGCGCAGGAGGCCATGCAGTTCGGCATCCTCGCCGGTTACGAGATGACCGGCGTGCGCGTCACCCTGCTCGACGGTGGCTACCACGAGGTGGACTCCTCCGAGCTCGCCTTCAAGATCGCCGGTTCGCAGGCCTTCAAGGAGGCCGCGCGCAAGGCCAGCCCCGTGCTGCTCGAGCCGATGATGGCCGTCGAGGTCACCACGCCCGAGGACTACATGGGCGAGGTCATCGGCGACATCAACTCCCGCCGTGGTCAGATCCAGGCCATGGAGGAGCGGGCCGGTGCCCGCGTCGTCAAGGGCCTGGTGCCCCTGTCGGAGATGTTCGGCTACGTCGGCGACCTCCGCAGCAAGACGTCGGGTCGCGCGAGCTACTCGATGCAGTTCGACTCCTACGCCGAGGTTCCCCGGAACGTCGCCGAGGAGATCATCGCGAAGGCCAAGGGCGAGTAA
- the rpsL gene encoding 30S ribosomal protein S12 has product MPTIQQLVRKGRQDKVEKNKTPALEGSPQRRGVCTRVFTTTPKKPNSALRKVARVRLTSGIEVTAYIPGEGHNLQEHSIVLVRGGRVKDLPGVRYKIIRGSLDTQGVKNRKQARSRYGAKKEK; this is encoded by the coding sequence GTGCCTACGATCCAGCAGCTGGTCCGTAAGGGCCGGCAGGACAAGGTCGAGAAGAACAAGACGCCCGCACTCGAGGGTTCCCCTCAGCGCCGCGGCGTCTGCACGCGTGTGTTCACGACCACCCCGAAGAAGCCGAACTCGGCCCTGCGTAAGGTCGCGCGTGTGCGTCTGACCAGCGGGATCGAGGTCACCGCTTACATTCCGGGTGAGGGACACAACCTGCAGGAGCACTCCATCGTGCTCGTGCGCGGTGGCCGTGTGAAGGACCTGCCGGGTGTTCGCTACAAGATCATCCGCGGCTCCCTCGACACCCAGGGTGTCAAGAACCGCAAGCAGGCCCGCAGCCGCTACGGCGCCAAGAAGGAGAAGTAA
- the rpsG gene encoding 30S ribosomal protein S7 has translation MPRKGPAPKRPVIIDPVYGSPLVTSLINKVLLNGKRSTAERIVYGAMEGLREKTGNDPVITLKRALENIKPTIEVKSRRVGGATYQVPVEVKPGRASTLALRWLVGYSRARREKTMTERLLNELLDASNGLGAAVKKREDTHKMAESNKAFAHYRW, from the coding sequence ATGCCTCGTAAGGGCCCTGCCCCGAAGCGCCCGGTCATCATCGACCCGGTCTACGGTTCTCCTCTTGTCACGTCGCTCATCAACAAGGTGCTGCTGAACGGCAAGCGCTCCACCGCCGAGCGCATCGTCTACGGCGCCATGGAGGGCCTGCGCGAGAAGACCGGCAACGACCCGGTCATCACGCTGAAGCGCGCTCTCGAGAACATCAAGCCGACCATCGAGGTCAAGTCCCGCCGTGTCGGTGGCGCGACCTACCAGGTTCCGGTCGAGGTCAAGCCGGGTCGCGCGAGCACCCTGGCGCTACGCTGGCTCGTGGGCTACTCCCGCGCCCGTCGCGAGAAGACCATGACCGAGCGCCTGCTCAACGAGCTTCTCGACGCGTCCAACGGCCTTGGTGCCGCTGTGAAGAAGCGCGAGGACACCCACAAGATGGCCGAGTCCAACAAGGCCTTCGCGCACTACCGCTGGTAG